The window tattatttatttttttatttgaaaattcttATCATAGatgtcaaaaaaataatcttaccACCCTATGTATTataactttttgaattttttttggtacaaaaaattcattattaatatataaaacttaaaaatcactcaatattttcttttcaattatataaaattaagaattttacttgattaatattaatttagttatgtgttttctgtttttaatttttaatttttattaaaagatatttcggataacaacataatatataagaatcatatttttattttaaaatatatttttagattttggataattttaatcacttatctaattagataaattttaaattcattttttttttgactgaattatatattttattcattaagcgtataaacaatattaaccactctaataTTTAACGTGAGAGGTCTGTTGCGaaaattacttcgcaaataatagtataaatttcttttttttcattttctctcttttattcTGTTTGATTTTCACATAATTACTCTAAATTGTTCCCAGTCACACTCTCAATTTATTGTTTGGGCGATCGAGCTTTCTAGTTCGATATAtggattcaatttttttttggatctaTTGTTGATTGTCTATCTGTTTTATCTCATTAGATAAATCGATCGAGTTTTCTAACATTGATTTACCAAACAAAATATCAACactgaaataaattttatattagaaGTAGATAATGTGATACTTCGTGTTGAAAATTTTAACTTGTTGAAAAATACAGTTAGCATACATGAGATCATTTTTGacttttaacaaaaacaatgatATTGCACGGAAGAACATGCattgttttctaaaaataaacatttgggGATAAAATATTACCTTCAGAACTTGCATGATGCATGCATGTGCCATTTTGTATTTTTCTGGAATACATTGccgtttgttttatttattttctaaaacgaCTAAAATTCTGCattgaatataaaaaaattctgaGTGTGGGTTgcattttttttaagatattaGAAATTAACATATTAATAGCCTTTTTTGTAACCGACTATCTGTTGATGAAAATAGTGCCTATACTATCAGATTAGGTTGTTAGTATCACTCACTCTATTTTCTCTTTCCTAAAGAAAAGATTCAATATAACACTTAAGTTTTACATTTATAAAAGCCCTAAAAATTCACAAGTGCACAGTTATGCCAAAATAATATTTAGGAACTGATCATACAGAAACTAAAAATTGCAATATTAAAGGTTGAGACACAGTCACAAACTGATTTAGAACAAACACTTGTGGGGTTTATTGgttttaagagaaaaaaaatgtaagaaaataaaatacatgtaaaacaaataaaaaataatttaacgtCGTCCTAGAATTACGCTCACAAACAAGATTAGTCCACGTTCGTAATAATAGTAAGAACTTTTCTAATCAACTAATTAAATCTAACTTATGTTTGTATTTTGATTTTCGATGAGTATAAAGAAACATACTTTTAAAAGAATTCAAATTTATTCAACCAAAACATACTGGTCTCTCTATCCAAGTGGCGTATCTTTGTTTGAAAGGGGTATCGATCGAAGGAGATACAGCTGAGTCTTGTCCCATCCCATTATCTGTCAAAAGACCACTGAGATGGTTCCAATGTGGAGGGTACTTTGATTCGAGCAGACTGCTCATAAGATGCTTGAAGTATCCACGCCAATGTTCCAATTTAACATTTTCTTAAACGTGGAGAAGATTGTGGACAGACAACAAAGAAATGAACGAGTATTTGGAGTAGCGAGAGAAAACAAACTCCCCTATAGTTATACCAGTACTCCCTTCTTGCCGTGGTCTACAAATTAGTTTTGAATTTGTCTTTGATCTGAAAATGGGATTGTAAGAATGCACATTCCATATCCACAACATCACATCATGAATCCGACTCAGGAAATCAAGTCAGTGCCTTCTTCTGTGTGCAGCTATAACGTCACTCACATAAGACTAGTGTTTATCAATTCCTAGATCAATATAAACTCGTGAATCTCTCAAATCCATAATCATATCTTGAGGTGACCACATATCGGTCGAAAGACTCGACTGGTATTGCATGCGTGGGGGGTTGGTTCCATAATCAATCATTAGAAATTAAAATGTTCTAATCTCTCTtattattttacaatatttatgtattatatatagaattatatttaaaacacaTTTACATTTTAGGATACATATAGCTGATACACCGACAAActcaaaaaatacaaataatctaGCAAAACTTAAtgctaaataaataaaatttatcggATATATAATGTCctacaattatatatttcttattttaaataaaaattattttaaatataaatatagaaaaaaattcactttaaattaataagtttataaactaataaatattatattcttAACTATTTTAATCTATAAACTGTAATTAGTGTTGAGAATTACGTAAACATGATACATATAAACTGATTTCTCCAATAACAAATAGAGATTCGTGCATAGAACGGAATAACCTTaacaataaaaacatatttacacTTGATGTGGTTGATTTGATGTAAAAATATGTAGAAATTGTAGATGATATAGTGCAAGGGAGATAAATGATAAATCTATATAGGAAAAGCCATAGAAATCAAAGTTAACCATTTctggagaaaaaaaacaatcagcTTCAGTGCCAATTTTATTTCCAACATTATTTAAGCTCTGTATCAGAACCTTTTAATAGTAAACTTTTAGTAGTATATGAGATGCTCGACATCAATCATATTATTAGGGAACCACTTGATCGAGTCCAAGATCGACAGccaaataaatgaattaaaaacGTGAATCAATCAGAGTATTATAGAAAAAGAGACGATCGAGTCCTAAATTTATTGAAGAAACTCAACACTTGAAATTGTATTATTCCAGCcaaactaattttgtaaaaaattcaACACATGTTCACACTCAATTAGTAGAAGAAACTCAACTGTTCACACccaaacaaatattaaaatactttattttacTTAATATATACTCAGTTTccatttgctttttttttatttacataattcattttcattattttaaatgaCCCTTAATTTTCCACTTCTCCAAAACGTCATTGGCTACGTATATTTGATATACCTTGCctctatatatgttatttagCATATGTGATCATCGTTACTCATTCGCAAACAAAAATGGATAAAAGATGGAGTCTTCAAGGCATGACTGCCCTTGTAACTGGTGGAGCTAGCGGAATCGGGTTCGTTTTTGTACTCTCTAGCTGTATCATATCTTATCTCATTGTTCCCTCTTTCAATGTAAGATATATGTCGATAATTTTTTGATAAGTTGTGGATGTTTTAGGCATGCTATAGTAGAAGAATTAGCTAGTTTTGGAGCTACAATCCATGTATGCGACATATCTGAAACACTGCTTAATCAAAGATTAAGCGAATGGGAAAATAAAGGGTTTCAAGTGAGCGGTTCAATATGTGATGTATCCTCTCGGCCTGAGAGAGAAACATTGATGCAAACTGTCTCAAAGATGTTCGATGGCAAGCTGACCATTCTTGTAAGCTAatctactttattaaaacagaagtacactTAGAGAATAACCCTATAAGTTACACAATATTTACAGTCAAATGCCATTGAGAATTAAATTTATCTCTATTTAAAAATGCTTGTCTTTTCCACAAATTGATTATTTTCCTTATATAACACCCACGAACTAGAAATAAAGAAATCCATTTTTAATAACTCAAACGTGATTTCCACTCTATACAAAAGGAACGGCATCGCATTTATCATTGAGAATATTAAAACAACCACAAAATCTTTGATTTACTCAATAAACACCTAAACTTGGGGAACAAGCACAAGATATTATCATTTTCTATTTCAAATCATAACAACTAAGATTTGAAGCattatttcaaaaacaaaaaaacagaataaaaaaatattattttcattaatttcgcTTAATATACCTTGCAAATTAAGCAAATATATTTATTCTCAACTAGGGTATTGTCCCTCTACTATATATTCTACCCGAGTACCACTCGATTGTACACATTCATATATCATACTAACTCTTATTTTTTGGAACactatatatcatactaactcATAATTTTTAGTTTCATCATATTTTAATGGTTGTCAATAGAAATGTAGCCCAACTTAAATTACCTTATTACACTGTGATCAATTTTGTAATCAAATTATGTTACAgcaatttttatattatgtgaTGTTTTATTGTCATCATTTGTATTATAATTTTGATACATTATATAATGGtgtagaaaattttaattatattacatAAACAGAAAAAACACACCCGCCCGGTCGGGCGGGTCCAGATGTAGTCTTAACTTTAAAAACTAAGTATGTTCTTATAGGAACAATACCTATTAGTAGTGAAAGATTCTTTTGGGGGTAAAATATAGTAAGACTTTTGTTactcttttttgtttaacatAGGTGAATAACGTTGGCGTAGTTCGCCTTAAACCAACAACAGAATATGTGGCAGAAGATTTCTCGTTCCATATTTCAACAAACTTGGAATCAGCTTATCATCTTAGCCAGCTTTCACATCCTCTTTTAAAGGCTTCTGGATTCGGAAGCATTGTTATGAATTCTTCTGTTGGAGGGGTTGTATCAATGGAATGTGGATCCCTCTATAGTTTAACGAAAGGTACACCGATTGAAAGTTAATCAATAGAACTAGACGCATTAATATTGTGaatttatcaataaaaatgAATGTAATATACGAATAATTAAGTTGGTTCGTGTGGTGTCAAAATTCATAGCTAaaatggttatatatatatatatatatatatatatatatatatatatatgtatatacgtGTGCGTGTGTTGTGTTTACATGTATTATTTTAGATCTAATTCATATAGATTCTTAAGTGAACGCAAGCAGTTATagttcttttaaaaaatgtaaaaatagaAGGGTTTTCCATTCATTCATATATAAAGAGGTATTTCTTCGTACAGCTTTTTATTTGATTGTCCTAATTTACATCTTTGTGTGTTGTACAGGAGCTATGAATCAACTAGCAAGAAGTTTGGCGTGTGAGTGGGCAACTGATGGCATAAGAATTAACTCTGTTGCTCCTAATTTTATCCTCACTGATATGGCTGAACCTGTAATAATAACACCCTCcactttttcttatatattattttccaaTTAACACTTTGTACTTATCATTTTTATGTCTTAATGTGAATTATCAGCATCTTGAAGACGCGGGTTACAAGAAGAGTTTGTTCAGTAGAACTCCGCTTGGTCGTGCTGGAGAGCCAAAAGAGGTTGCATCACTTGTCGCCTTTTTGTGTCTACCTGCAGCGTCATATATTACTGGTCAGACCATTTGTGTTGATGGAGGTCTCACTGTCAATGGTTTCTCATATAAGCGACAGGCTTGAGCCAtacttgtgtgtgtgtttctcAATAATTTGTCTATGCAATAAGAGAAAGTGATCCTCCTAGCTGTAGGACCATTATCTCATTTTCCATGTCCACAAGTTAAGGAATCGATGATTCCTTTTCCTTTGTTTCCTACATACATATTTCAGTAAAACAATAATGAATAAAGACAGGAGAATGATACGTAACTATGGTTAGATAGATTAGGATATTTTACATTAAGAGTTTTGGTAATTTTCTATAGAGGGATggttttgaagttttcctttttatgattaataataaataagctTCCAAGAATTAACTTAATCTCTAAGAGAGGTTAGGTTAAAAGAAAGTAAGCTTTTTGGTTCATATCAACTTGGTATAAAAGCCGAACGATCCGATTGGAGATTATGATTCCATTAAATCCCTTGCTACTGAGTTGCATGAGATGTTTCAAGATCTCCAAGAAATGATATTAGAGctagagaagaaaaaaagaaaacaagcaGCGTTAGATATGGAGACGTTTGCTCGTGCCCATGAAGAAACACGCAAGCAGACCAACACAACAAAGGAGAAACTTTATGAGGAGAACGTGGAGGAACTTCAAAAAGAGGAAAGTCTCCCCTTATCTAAGACGAGCACTATAAAGTCAGACGCGTTAATAGTAACTCGACTAGAGAAATCTAACCACGAGACAAAGAACGATTTGGGTGGCAGACAAATACCTAAAGTGCTAAAGAAGACGTCTAGTAGAACTTTCAGAAAGATATGGAGCTGTCAGATTCATATCACTGAGGGGATAATGATACGTGATTATGGTTAGATAGATTaggatattttatattaatagttTTGGTAATTTTCTATTTAATAGGTGGTCTTGAAGTTTTcctttttatattagtttaagaGTTTTCCTTTTTCTACGAAGTTGTATCCCTATATAAGGGTTTCatatattctttatatattaaaagaaaattattgtaataaatgcattcacactataatagacacaCGGCAGCAttacaatgatttgataataaatatgtttacgcgttcacactatattcataaatgtgttcacactatgtactttgtattttttttttaatataaaactcacatacatggTTCCAATAAAACGCAGGACTTTttggttcgaataaaaatagataacgaatcaaaagccaaactatatatatatatatattatttttattgtttacggataaaattaagaaaaatatgcataagttttgattcgattcgttatccgttttgatttgaaccaaaaaatcttgatatctataactctacgaaacaaatcaaatactaaaatacaatatataaaaaagaagcaaatcacaaataccaatattttttgGAAGAAATATCTAATTCaatatgttatatgcatatatacatatatgtaaagaattatatatatatgttatatattatattttatatcagttttacaatatttttatgaattaaatttattatattaggtactagaattgaaaaagttaaataatgttttatttttgtaataaaatagtattattaaaaaaaatcaattatttttaaaatttattatatttacggatcaaatcggatattctttaaaattctaaaacattttggAAATCCGAGTCACcaaatatctaggtggctaaagatcgaatcgacACGAATGCTTCCAAATACCCAGATATTTGATCTGTGCTCACCCCTATTTAcggataaaattttattttctttatatgaaaaaatgactaatgtcaaggcatttttattttaaactaattttaattttatctttcatgtattattttgaacaaaaatgtcatttaatattaattaacattatatttgtcaactatttttatatactttttgcATACACATATATGTGCATCTTGATGTGAGCACTTTGTAACAAAGTATTCACCAcaactgaagtatctaatttttttgaaagttgaaatattttttcttaatgtttttttcactaccgaccaaattgtagtgaaattatttgtcttaataattttcttatctttttcttaaactattatctgtttagaaactataatatgaaactattggttcgacgtgacgactatctaaaattcataacatgaaaataaacaaataatattaattttttgtttttaccgaaaaaaacaaaaaaaaaatcaaacattttaaccgaataaactaaaatgaatattaatttaaaataatagttatattttagaagattaaaaaccaaaaaaaaaacttaaaaccgaaccaatatccagattaaacagatttaatgtcttttattaaaaataacgaaactataactacattccgcgcaaggcgcgggttattacctagtaacTAATAATAAACAAGCTTCCAAGAATTAACTTAATCTCTAAGAGAGATTAGGTTAAAAGGAAGTAAGTTTTTTGTTTCATATCAGAgaactttgtttttttaaggAAAGTATTCTTATGTTTCGTGTTACTATGATCGAGACTTCTACTAAAATCATTGATTCCATTAACTGttactaaaatgaccaaaagagTGGAGGATTCTGGCCAATAAAAAATTGCTGAAAGACTGGCAATTTTCTGGTGGATGAGACTAAAAATGTAAACTATAGTTTTAGATGTCAATAGTCTGTTTTGACGAATACAATCATTGATGCAGACGTTAATACAGAAATCATGCAGAATGGGAGTACCATGCGGATGCAAGATGCCACGGTAGAAAAGGATAAACATGTGATTTATAATTTGATGAAGTCGCTGACATAGTTGTTGACAAGAGTAAATATACTAAAGCATTTATCACAAGTTTTACACAACTTAAAAAGAagttttacaccaaaaaaaaacataaggaaACGGTCGCGTGACAACCAATGAAATTTGAGCTCCAACCAACGAACGATCACACATCAGCTTCACCACCTTCTCTAGCTAGTTCACAGCTTTGCGATTATTAAAGCAGGCAAGTTTTTCCTTGGTGAAAGCTTTAGATCCTCCCATCCATCCTCTTCATCCACTCTCTCGAAGTACCTCTCCACCATGTTATCCTTCATTTCTTCCAGACTCCGTGGCTCCCACTGTAGTTCAATATATGGCATTATATCAACAAATATGTCATAACAATAAATATAGTTTTTGTTAAACCTTTGGgttttcaattcaaaaaaaaaaaaaaacctttgggTTCCTATCTTTGTCTATCACCACGGCTCTACAACCCTGCATCGTTAGACACGTTGTTGTAATGATCTCTACAGATAAAAACAGTTTCAGAACGAATATATACAATCAGGAAAGCAGACAAAACCTCCACAAAATCTTTGCTTATTTCTCTTTTCAACACATGACACACCATTCTATACTCACGGATAAGACACTGTCCCACCCCCTGAAACCGCCCTTCTCTTATCTGAAATTTCATACACAGAGTCAAGTTCTATCCCATTACTACACGTGCATGACACATTTGAGAAGCTAACCGATCTAAGAGAGATTTTAAGGCTTGCTGGTGATGCCTTCTTCAAAGCTCGAATGGTAGCTGAGATCCATTCATTTGGCTTTTCAGTGGCCTCTTTCTCCTAACGAACACATATGATGGCAGATAGTATTGTACAAATGTAACTCAGTCAACTCAGGAATGCATGCAAGCCAACTTTTCCTATacataaatgaaaaaaacttaCAAGTGCAGATATAATCTCTTCCATTGTTCTTCTCGAGAAGCACCTATCAATAACATCTAACCTGCGTAAAGAACTATTGAAAGCTCAAACCGGTACAAGGTTCAAAATATTACTTGAAAATACAATCATGACCAAATCgtagaaaatattgttttaggaATGCTTGCT is drawn from Brassica rapa cultivar Chiifu-401-42 chromosome A05, CAAS_Brap_v3.01, whole genome shotgun sequence and contains these coding sequences:
- the LOC103860894 gene encoding tropinone reductase homolog At2g30670, whose protein sequence is MDKRWSLQGMTALVTGGASGIGHAIVEELASFGATIHVCDISETLLNQRLSEWENKGFQVSGSICDVSSRPERETLMQTVSKMFDGKLTILVNNVGVVRLKPTTEYVAEDFSFHISTNLESAYHLSQLSHPLLKASGFGSIVMNSSVGGVVSMECGSLYSLTKGAMNQLARSLACEWATDGIRINSVAPNFILTDMAEPHLEDAGYKKSLFSRTPLGRAGEPKEVASLVAFLCLPAASYITGQTICVDGGLTVNGFSYKRQA